One Ictalurus punctatus breed USDA103 chromosome 10, Coco_2.0, whole genome shotgun sequence genomic region harbors:
- the cers3a gene encoding ceramide synthase 2 isoform X1, whose product MIGTICEWFWWDRLWLPVNLTWADLEDKDGRVYAKVSDLYITLPYSVGFLIVRYVFERFIATPFATALGVTEKNRRKVQYNPILEHYFTSCSKTPGQADIQGLSKKCSISNRQVEHWFRRRRNQERPGVLKKFREASWRCVFYLGALIGGVVALHDKPWFYNLREMWNSYPKQSLLESQYWYYILEMSFYWSLLFSITFDVKRKDFKEQIIHHLATLTLLAFSWCGNYIRVGTLVMLVHDASDVFLESAKIFNYAKWEKTCNGIFVLFAAVFMVTRLVIFPFWIIHCTWVYPPDYYPVFFGYYFFNAVLVILLTLHIFWAYLILRMVKKFLFGSLTKDERSDNEEEEDDEGENSMPEDHDGHPKVSNGCGANHH is encoded by the exons ATGATTGGGACCATCTGCGAATGGTTCTGGTGGGACCGCCTCTGGCTGCCGGTCAACCTGACATGGGCAGATCTAGAAGACAAGGATGGCCGGGTCTACGCCAAAGTGTCTGACTTGTACATAACCTTGCCTTACTCAGTAGGTTTCCTCATAGTGCGCTACGTCTTTGAAAG GTTTATAGCCACGCCGTTCGCAACCGCCTTAGGTGTCACAGAGAAGAACAGACGGAAAGTCCAGTACAATCCTATCCTGGAGCATTATTTCACCTCCTGTTCCAAAACCCCAGGACAG GCAGATATTCAAGGACTGTCAAAAAAATGTAGCATCTCCAATAGACAGGTGGAGCACTGGTTCAGGAGGAGACGCAACCAGGAGCGTCCAGGGGTCCTGAAAAAGTTCAGAGAGGCTAG CTGGAGATGTGTCTTTTACCTAGGAGCCCTTATTGGTGGTGTTGTAGCCCTGCATGAT AAACCCTGGTTTTACAATTTACGAGAAATGTGGAATTCTTATCcaaaacag TCCTTGTTGGAGTCTCAGTACTGGTACTACATCCTGGAGATGAGTTTTTACTGGTCTCTTCTTTTCAGCATCACGTTCGATGTGAAACGAAAA GACTTCAAGGAGCAGATCATTCACCACTTAGCCACATTGACGCTGCTGGCGTTTTCCTGGTGTGGAAACTATATTCGAGTAGGAACATTGGTCATGCTCGTGCATGATGCCTCTGATGTGTTTTTAGAG TCTGCCAAGATATTTAACTACGCCAAATGGGAGAAAACCTGCAATGGCATTTTTGTTCTGTTCGCTGCTGTGTTCATGGTGACGAGACTTGTTATCTTTCCATTTTG GATCATCCACTGCACGTGGGTCTACCCGCCTGACTACTACCCTGTTTTCTTCGGGTATTACTTCTTTAATGCTGTACTTGTCATCCTATTGACGCTGCACATATTCTGGGCCTACCTGATCCTCCGCATGGTGAAGAAATTTCTCTTTGGAAGT TTAACTAAAGATGAGAGGAGTGAcaatgaagaagaggaagatgatgaaGGGGAGAACAGCATGCCTGAGGACCATGATGGACACCCAAAAGTCAGCAATGGCTGTGGGGCCAACCATCACTAA
- the cers3a gene encoding ceramide synthase 2 isoform X2: MKEPLFIAALMFIATPFATALGVTEKNRRKVQYNPILEHYFTSCSKTPGQADIQGLSKKCSISNRQVEHWFRRRRNQERPGVLKKFREASWRCVFYLGALIGGVVALHDKPWFYNLREMWNSYPKQSLLESQYWYYILEMSFYWSLLFSITFDVKRKDFKEQIIHHLATLTLLAFSWCGNYIRVGTLVMLVHDASDVFLESAKIFNYAKWEKTCNGIFVLFAAVFMVTRLVIFPFWIIHCTWVYPPDYYPVFFGYYFFNAVLVILLTLHIFWAYLILRMVKKFLFGSLTKDERSDNEEEEDDEGENSMPEDHDGHPKVSNGCGANHH, translated from the exons ATGAAGGAACCGCTGTTTATAGCGGctttaat GTTTATAGCCACGCCGTTCGCAACCGCCTTAGGTGTCACAGAGAAGAACAGACGGAAAGTCCAGTACAATCCTATCCTGGAGCATTATTTCACCTCCTGTTCCAAAACCCCAGGACAG GCAGATATTCAAGGACTGTCAAAAAAATGTAGCATCTCCAATAGACAGGTGGAGCACTGGTTCAGGAGGAGACGCAACCAGGAGCGTCCAGGGGTCCTGAAAAAGTTCAGAGAGGCTAG CTGGAGATGTGTCTTTTACCTAGGAGCCCTTATTGGTGGTGTTGTAGCCCTGCATGAT AAACCCTGGTTTTACAATTTACGAGAAATGTGGAATTCTTATCcaaaacag TCCTTGTTGGAGTCTCAGTACTGGTACTACATCCTGGAGATGAGTTTTTACTGGTCTCTTCTTTTCAGCATCACGTTCGATGTGAAACGAAAA GACTTCAAGGAGCAGATCATTCACCACTTAGCCACATTGACGCTGCTGGCGTTTTCCTGGTGTGGAAACTATATTCGAGTAGGAACATTGGTCATGCTCGTGCATGATGCCTCTGATGTGTTTTTAGAG TCTGCCAAGATATTTAACTACGCCAAATGGGAGAAAACCTGCAATGGCATTTTTGTTCTGTTCGCTGCTGTGTTCATGGTGACGAGACTTGTTATCTTTCCATTTTG GATCATCCACTGCACGTGGGTCTACCCGCCTGACTACTACCCTGTTTTCTTCGGGTATTACTTCTTTAATGCTGTACTTGTCATCCTATTGACGCTGCACATATTCTGGGCCTACCTGATCCTCCGCATGGTGAAGAAATTTCTCTTTGGAAGT TTAACTAAAGATGAGAGGAGTGAcaatgaagaagaggaagatgatgaaGGGGAGAACAGCATGCCTGAGGACCATGATGGACACCCAAAAGTCAGCAATGGCTGTGGGGCCAACCATCACTAA